One bacterium DNA segment encodes these proteins:
- a CDS encoding Rieske (2Fe-2S) protein, whose protein sequence is MNRRNFLAKLTHFFSLALGALIALPVFRFLLESLKEQSDSSWVSISSADANIATDEFVQISFKRLVQNGWTRQLVEELVWVRKKADGSFIVFNPHCTHLGCAFGWNSNSKEFQCPCHGGKFDRDGKRIAGPPPRPLDRYETKVENNVLKIGKLMKA, encoded by the coding sequence ATGAATCGAAGAAACTTTCTTGCAAAGTTAACTCATTTTTTTTCGTTGGCGCTGGGCGCGTTGATCGCTCTTCCTGTCTTCCGGTTCCTATTGGAAAGCCTGAAAGAACAAAGTGATTCAAGTTGGGTTTCTATCTCAAGCGCGGATGCCAACATTGCAACAGATGAGTTCGTCCAGATCAGTTTCAAACGGCTGGTACAAAATGGATGGACTCGTCAACTTGTAGAAGAATTGGTTTGGGTTCGAAAGAAGGCGGACGGCTCCTTTATTGTCTTTAATCCTCACTGCACCCACTTGGGATGTGCTTTCGGCTGGAATTCCAATTCGAAAGAGTTTCAATGCCCATGCCATGGCGGAAAATTCGATCGGGATGGAAAAAGAATCGCGGGACCACCTCCGCGTCCTTTAGACAGGTACGAGACAAAAGTCGAGAATAATGTGCTGAAAATTGGAAAACTGATGAAGGCTTGA
- a CDS encoding plastocyanin/azurin family copper-binding protein codes for MRIKVLLILVMLVSSNAVVFGQKTLKTLTLSPTFSTIPGSPRVIRNSFKHLWLVTWRQGNPGKIIGRFVTSEGTSHGQKLLVSGVTAAEQNFDISYDSVNYTYLLAFENTKGLQVQFFNKDLVRQGSPNLIEADVSNTNPRLAYDPSGKKFLIFWLSTQDGAARRVLKNRVLDSAGKPTSESRVLATATPGKTFTNLNISANQKNGNLMALVLETTSSSASLLGYLVKPDATLLRPAPLKFQPSTAGLSSMADASFTDSGSGLALWSDNSALKYRKISANGNFASGTKTIPGAADANSQQTNILLDSRNGQFIGVWTRANQVQAAAFNLATGALLKQPFQVAASLLTNSRNATASYDPQTGNVLAVWEDSTAPVSETNNTNTKFRVRAALFFASGAPSQTSVSVGDNFFSPKEVAVSTGTTVKWVWNGNNSHTVTSGSPGSNAGAIFDSPVQNKGATFEFRFMESGTFPYFCRVHGIAQSGTITVTSGNEAPPRY; via the coding sequence ATGCGTATCAAAGTGCTTTTAATTCTAGTGATGCTTGTCTCTTCTAATGCAGTAGTTTTTGGGCAGAAGACCCTGAAGACGTTAACTCTGTCACCTACTTTTTCCACTATTCCCGGTTCCCCTCGCGTCATCAGAAATTCCTTTAAACATCTCTGGCTTGTAACTTGGCGCCAGGGAAATCCAGGTAAGATTATCGGACGTTTCGTAACATCGGAAGGAACATCTCACGGACAAAAACTTTTAGTAAGCGGAGTGACGGCGGCAGAACAGAATTTCGATATCTCCTATGATTCCGTTAACTATACCTACCTGCTGGCCTTTGAAAACACGAAGGGACTCCAAGTGCAATTCTTCAACAAAGACCTGGTCCGGCAAGGATCTCCCAATCTGATCGAAGCAGATGTAAGCAACACGAATCCCCGGCTTGCCTACGATCCTTCAGGCAAGAAATTCTTGATTTTTTGGTTGAGCACACAGGATGGTGCAGCCCGCCGAGTTCTGAAAAATCGCGTATTGGATTCTGCTGGAAAACCAACATCAGAGAGCCGTGTTCTTGCAACAGCAACTCCAGGCAAAACATTTACCAACCTGAATATCTCAGCGAATCAGAAAAACGGAAATTTAATGGCACTAGTTCTGGAAACGACGTCATCAAGTGCCTCGCTCCTGGGCTATCTGGTGAAGCCGGATGCCACTTTACTGCGCCCTGCACCGCTAAAATTCCAGCCTTCCACTGCGGGATTAAGCAGCATGGCTGATGCGAGTTTTACTGATTCAGGATCTGGATTGGCTTTATGGAGCGACAACTCTGCACTCAAGTACCGCAAGATCTCCGCAAACGGTAATTTCGCATCCGGCACAAAGACAATTCCTGGCGCTGCTGATGCAAACAGTCAGCAGACAAATATTTTGTTGGACTCCCGCAATGGACAATTCATTGGTGTCTGGACGCGCGCAAATCAAGTGCAAGCAGCTGCGTTCAATCTGGCGACCGGAGCGTTGCTGAAGCAGCCGTTCCAGGTGGCCGCTTCCCTTCTGACCAACTCCAGAAATGCAACGGCATCCTACGACCCGCAAACCGGAAATGTCCTGGCTGTATGGGAAGATTCGACGGCACCTGTTTCCGAGACGAATAACACAAATACAAAATTCCGTGTCCGTGCTGCGCTTTTCTTTGCAAGCGGAGCCCCATCGCAGACTAGTGTCAGTGTAGGTGATAATTTCTTTTCTCCGAAAGAGGTTGCCGTATCCACAGGTACGACAGTCAAATGGGTGTGGAATGGCAACAATTCTCATACTGTTACAAGTGGATCGCCTGGATCTAATGCCGGCGCAATCTTTGATAGCCCCGTACAGAATAAAGGAGCGACTTTTGAGTTCCGATTCATGGAGTCAGGAACCTTCCCTTATTTTTGCCGAGTTCACGGGATAGCGCAGTCAGGAACAATTACAGTTACATCAGGGAACGAGGCACCACCCAGGTACTAG